One genomic region from Antedon mediterranea chromosome 3, ecAntMedi1.1, whole genome shotgun sequence encodes:
- the LOC140044199 gene encoding uncharacterized protein encodes MADVSGDLKHQIILPRSSDLTILTLRHYHNCTGHSGVNHVLSELRQIYWPVGGRTMIKGISRKCVQCRRRNAPTAHQKMADLPAERVTPAHPPFTFVGIDCFGPFKVKHARSVLKRYGVIFTCLSIRAVHLEVASSLDTNSFLNAYRRFVARRGVPKHIRSDNGGNFIMGQKELRSAINDWNQGQIHQYLSQNHVEWKFNPPAASHQGGVWERCIRTVRKVLSSLMEEQTINDETLQMLFCEVETIVNGRPITKVSDDPKHNEALTPNHLLLLRAGPSLPPGRFVADDCYVRRRWRQTQYLADVFWRRWLREYLPALQERQKWCKKTAECCDWRHCFGS; translated from the coding sequence ATGGCCGATGTTAGTGGAGATCTGAAACATCAGATTATACTACCAAGGTCCAGTGATCTGACTATACTCACCTTAAGACACTACCACAACTGTACTGGGCACTCGGGCGTCAATCATGTCCTATCTGAGCTGAGGCAAATCTACTGGCCAGTAGGAGGACGAACAATGATCAAAGGGATCAGTAGGAAATGCGTTCAATGCAGAAGAAGAAATGCTCCGACAGCACATCAAAAAATGGCTGATCTGCCAGCCGAGAGAGTTACACCAGCGCACCCGCCTTTTACCTTTGTGGGGATTGATTGCTTTGGACCATTTAAGGTTAAACATGCTAGATCAGTGCTGAAAAGATATGGAGTGATTTTTACCTGCTTATCAATCAGAGCAGTGCATCTGGAGGTCGCGTCATCATTGGACACAAACTCATTCTTAAATGCTTATCGACGTTTCGTTGCTAGGAGAGGCGTACCAAAGCATATCCGGTCTGACAATGGAGGAAATTTTATTATGGGGCAAAAGGAGCTTCGATCGGCCATTAATGATTGGAATCAAGGACAGATACACCAATACCTCTCGCAGAATCACGTTGAATGGAAATTCAATCCTCCGGCAGCTTCCCATCAAGGTGGGGTTTGGGAAAGATGCATTCGCACAGTACGCAAGGTGCTCAGCTCGCTGATGGAAGAACAAACAATCAACGATGAAACATTGCAGATGCTGTTCTGTGAAGTCGAAACGATAGTGAATGGGAGACCAATAACAAAGGTGTCAGATGATCCAAAACACAATGAGGCATTAACACCGAATCATCTTTTACTATTGCGAGCAGGACCCAGCCTTCCACCTGGACGATTTGTTGCAGACGATTGCTACGTGAGAAGGCGCTGGCGCCAAACTCAGTATCTCGCAGATGTTTTCTGGCGTCGCTGGCTCCGGGAATATTTGCCTGCACTTCAAGAGCGACAGAAATGGTGTAAAAAAACAGCAGAATGTTGCGATTGGCGACATTGTTTTGGTTCATGA